A region from the Burkholderiales bacterium genome encodes:
- a CDS encoding VOC family protein, with protein sequence MSFSIKRVGHLVLRAKDMQRSRRFFEQVLGLPVVAVNERGMVFFSTNVKDNHHMLALMPAQEGAAMPTPDQVGMQHVSFELGSFAELQDAWQALKKHEVTIDHTVYHGITKSIYFFDPDGNRLELYCNVPEEEYRKSAPQPYSRYGAIEDELEGRVPQREGTVAP encoded by the coding sequence ATGAGCTTCAGCATCAAACGCGTGGGGCATCTCGTGCTGCGGGCGAAAGACATGCAGCGCTCGCGGCGATTTTTCGAGCAGGTGCTGGGCTTGCCGGTCGTCGCGGTCAACGAGCGCGGCATGGTGTTCTTCAGCACCAACGTCAAAGACAACCACCACATGCTCGCGCTGATGCCGGCGCAGGAGGGCGCGGCGATGCCCACGCCCGACCAGGTCGGCATGCAGCACGTCTCGTTCGAGCTCGGCAGCTTCGCCGAGCTGCAGGACGCATGGCAGGCCCTCAAGAAACACGAGGTGACGATCGACCACACCGTCTATCACGGGATCACCAAGAGCATCTATTTCTTCGATCCCGACGGGAACCGGCTCGAGCTCTACTGCAACGTGCCGGAAGAGGAATATCGCAAATCGGCGCCGCAGCCGTACTCGAGATACGGTGCGATCGAGGACGAGCTCGAAGGCAGGGTCCCGCAGCGCGAGGGGACCGTCGCGCCCTAG
- a CDS encoding tripartite tricarboxylate transporter substrate binding protein, producing MRPRYVILVSALFCATGAHAQGWSPQRNVELVVGFVAGGGMDRTARSLDRILVSHKLVTSGVTVMNKPGGGSNIAYTYTSQRPADGHTIMIGGGTLLTNHIMGTSKLHYSDFTVIALLFNDYPVFAVNAASPMRNGKDVIERLKADPRSVTTGYAAVGGGNHLSAVLLHKAIGGRTADLKGVSYKGAAEAITSLLGGHIDLTATSAGGVMPHVAVGKLRVVAVAAPRRLGGALAGVPTWKEQGADVVYGLWRLALGPKGMAAAQTAFWEDTLRKATQTPEWKSDMEQNFWSDEFVVGEEFRKTLAQEYATTRALFVDLGLARH from the coding sequence ATGAGACCTCGCTACGTCATACTCGTCTCCGCACTGTTCTGTGCAACCGGCGCGCACGCGCAAGGCTGGTCGCCGCAACGCAACGTCGAGCTCGTCGTCGGGTTCGTCGCGGGCGGCGGCATGGACCGCACGGCCCGCAGCCTCGACCGCATCCTCGTTTCCCACAAGCTCGTGACATCGGGCGTCACCGTCATGAACAAACCGGGCGGAGGCAGCAACATCGCCTACACCTACACCAGCCAGCGCCCGGCAGACGGACACACCATCATGATCGGCGGCGGGACGCTGCTGACCAACCACATCATGGGGACGAGCAAGCTGCACTACTCGGACTTCACGGTGATCGCGCTGCTCTTCAACGACTACCCCGTATTCGCGGTGAACGCAGCCTCCCCGATGCGCAACGGCAAAGACGTGATCGAGCGGCTGAAGGCGGACCCGCGATCGGTGACGACCGGTTACGCCGCGGTCGGCGGCGGCAATCACCTCTCCGCGGTCCTGCTCCACAAGGCGATCGGCGGCAGGACCGCGGATCTCAAAGGCGTCTCGTACAAAGGCGCCGCCGAAGCCATCACCAGTCTCCTCGGCGGTCACATCGATCTCACCGCGACCTCGGCCGGCGGCGTGATGCCTCACGTGGCGGTGGGGAAGCTGCGGGTCGTCGCGGTGGCCGCGCCGCGGCGCCTCGGCGGCGCGCTCGCCGGCGTTCCGACGTGGAAGGAACAGGGCGCCGACGTGGTGTACGGCCTCTGGCGCCTCGCGCTGGGTCCGAAAGGCATGGCGGCCGCGCAAACCGCCTTCTGGGAAGACACGCTGCGCAAGGCGACGCAGACCCCCGAATGGAAGTCCGACATGGAGCAGAACTTCTGGTCGGACGAGTTCGTGGTCGGAGAGGAGTTCCGCAAGACCCTGGCGCAGGAATACGCCACGACCAGGGCCCTGTTCGTCGACCTCGGACTCGCCAGGCACTGA
- a CDS encoding amidohydrolase family protein produces MQIQHGLISCDSHAQLHKDTWTSRMSARKFGDAIPQLRETTDKADMAIPRDKPVERWFVNGKLVGNRGTVNCPTVMGDDMRQTFPQRWEEVPPKVYDPIERQKALDDDGVDGEVLFPNDPIQSGTIFQGDAEFELACVQAYNDGLAEWRETSDRYIPLCIIPYLSDVEVAAKEVTRAVRKGYRGVVMLAEPSTTRPGLKHFNDTWWDPLWATCQDLSVPIHWHSSAGLNKISIPRWKGFTQNQGQAMGPAGGFSTQAQFIPNLIFSGVLDRFPRLPFVCAETGIGWVNYMLEMCDHEWERRHLWTEGVVTRPSELFKRQLYVDFWYERAGIELRHQIGMNNIMWESDFPHSTSTYPESRKFVDRILAGVPKQERDQLCYGNAMRLYGLA; encoded by the coding sequence ATGCAGATCCAGCACGGACTCATCAGTTGCGATTCGCACGCCCAGTTGCACAAGGACACCTGGACGAGCCGCATGTCTGCGCGCAAGTTCGGAGACGCCATACCGCAGCTTCGCGAGACGACGGACAAGGCGGACATGGCCATTCCCCGCGACAAGCCGGTCGAGCGGTGGTTCGTGAACGGCAAGCTCGTCGGCAACCGCGGGACGGTGAACTGTCCGACGGTGATGGGCGACGACATGCGGCAGACGTTTCCGCAGCGCTGGGAGGAAGTGCCGCCCAAGGTCTACGATCCGATCGAGCGCCAGAAGGCCCTGGACGACGATGGCGTCGACGGCGAAGTGCTGTTCCCGAACGACCCGATACAGAGCGGCACGATATTCCAGGGCGACGCCGAGTTCGAGCTCGCGTGCGTCCAGGCCTACAACGACGGCCTCGCCGAATGGCGAGAAACGAGCGACCGCTACATTCCCCTGTGCATCATCCCGTATCTCTCCGACGTCGAAGTGGCGGCGAAGGAAGTTACGCGCGCGGTCAGGAAAGGCTACCGCGGCGTCGTGATGCTCGCGGAGCCGAGCACGACGCGTCCGGGGCTCAAGCATTTCAACGATACGTGGTGGGACCCGCTGTGGGCGACGTGCCAGGACTTAAGCGTGCCGATCCACTGGCATTCGAGCGCGGGGCTGAACAAGATCTCGATCCCGCGCTGGAAAGGCTTCACGCAGAACCAGGGACAGGCGATGGGTCCGGCGGGCGGATTCTCGACCCAGGCGCAATTCATCCCGAACCTCATCTTCTCGGGTGTGCTCGACCGCTTTCCGCGCCTGCCTTTCGTCTGCGCCGAGACCGGCATCGGCTGGGTGAACTACATGCTCGAGATGTGCGACCACGAGTGGGAGCGCCGCCACCTGTGGACCGAAGGCGTCGTGACTCGCCCGAGCGAGCTCTTCAAGCGCCAGCTCTACGTCGACTTCTGGTACGAGCGCGCGGGTATCGAGTTGAGGCACCAGATCGGCATGAACAACATCATGTGGGAATCGGACTTCCCGCATTCGACGTCGACTTATCCCGAGTCGCGCAAGTTCGTCGATCGAATCCTGGCGGGCGTGCCGAAGCAGGAGCGTGACCAGCTCTGCTACGGCAACGCGATGCGCCTCTACGGTCTCGCGTAA
- a CDS encoding tripartite tricarboxylate transporter substrate binding protein — protein sequence MKLIRFVVLAALAVVSGGALAQPAKSDFPSRPLRYIVPFPPGGSADLVARVVSVPLAEELGRQVVVDNRAGAAGTVGAEIAANATPDGYTIFACNIASLAVSPALYKKLNYDPVAGFAPVGLIGSTPNALAVHPSVAAKTIPEFIALARNRPGKMNYASAGVGTSPQLSMELFRMHARIELVHVPYKGAGPALVALLGGQVEAMFSTVPTYTGALRAGKVRLLGVTSTTRHPDLPDVPTLAESGMTGFEVISWQGLCTPAGVPEAVLARIRSALVAALAQPDVRKQLADQGMQLTPLIADKFAAFVRSERAKWAKVVKDVGIDPQ from the coding sequence ATGAAACTCATCCGCTTCGTTGTCCTGGCAGCGCTGGCCGTCGTGAGCGGCGGCGCGCTCGCGCAGCCCGCGAAATCCGATTTTCCCAGCCGTCCGCTGCGTTACATCGTGCCGTTCCCTCCGGGCGGCTCGGCCGACCTCGTTGCGCGCGTGGTGTCCGTGCCGCTCGCCGAAGAGCTCGGCCGGCAGGTCGTCGTCGACAACCGTGCCGGCGCCGCGGGGACCGTCGGCGCGGAGATCGCGGCGAACGCGACGCCGGACGGCTACACGATCTTCGCCTGCAACATCGCATCGCTGGCGGTCAGTCCGGCGCTCTACAAGAAGCTCAACTACGATCCCGTCGCCGGTTTCGCGCCGGTGGGTCTCATCGGCAGCACACCGAACGCGCTCGCGGTGCACCCGTCCGTCGCGGCGAAGACGATTCCCGAGTTCATCGCGCTCGCCAGGAACCGTCCGGGCAAGATGAACTACGCCTCCGCCGGCGTGGGGACCTCGCCGCAGCTGTCGATGGAGCTGTTCCGGATGCACGCCCGCATCGAGCTCGTGCACGTTCCGTACAAGGGCGCGGGGCCGGCGCTGGTGGCGCTGCTCGGTGGTCAGGTCGAGGCGATGTTTTCGACGGTGCCGACGTATACGGGGGCGCTGCGCGCCGGCAAGGTCCGTTTGCTCGGCGTGACCTCGACGACGCGCCACCCCGACCTGCCTGACGTGCCGACGCTCGCCGAATCGGGCATGACCGGTTTCGAGGTGATCTCGTGGCAGGGCCTGTGCACTCCGGCGGGCGTGCCGGAAGCCGTGCTCGCCCGGATCCGCAGCGCGCTCGTGGCGGCGCTCGCGCAGCCCGACGTGAGGAAGCAGCTTGCCGATCAGGGCATGCAGCTCACGCCGCTGATCGCCGACAAGTTCGCGGCCTTCGTGCGTTCGGAGCGCGCGAAGTGGGCGAAGGTGGTGAAGGACGTCGGCATCGACCCGCAGTAA
- a CDS encoding tripartite tricarboxylate transporter substrate binding protein, which produces MNTTLLRTLVLLAASLAGNTAWSQAYPTKSVRLIIGGLPGTAPDIIARVMQPHVSESLAQPLVIDNRGGGAGVLAGQITVTAPADGYTALLTGGGGMSIVPFLTKKRPYDPVRDFTPITLVTIAPMVFACHPALPAKSVQDLIALAKARPKELLFASPGVGSIHHLAIEMFNRAAGVGMVHVPYRGGPPAVMDAIGGRVQLVVTTVIPSQPHVKAGRLRPLGVTSLKRVNVYPEVPTVSESGLQGFEALQWFAMFAPRATPAAIRERLFSEVRKAVEIPSVASALAEQGQDLAVNGPQALAEFQRTEIAKWHKIIVHLRESGIVLE; this is translated from the coding sequence ATGAACACTACGTTGCTTCGGACGCTCGTATTGCTCGCCGCATCGCTCGCAGGCAATACTGCGTGGAGCCAGGCTTATCCCACCAAATCGGTGAGGCTCATCATCGGCGGGCTGCCGGGCACGGCGCCCGACATCATCGCCCGCGTCATGCAGCCGCACGTTTCCGAATCGCTGGCGCAGCCGCTCGTCATCGACAACCGGGGCGGCGGAGCGGGCGTCCTCGCCGGGCAGATCACCGTCACCGCGCCTGCCGACGGCTACACCGCGCTCCTCACGGGCGGCGGCGGGATGAGCATCGTTCCGTTCCTCACGAAAAAGCGCCCTTACGATCCCGTCCGGGATTTCACGCCGATCACGCTCGTCACCATCGCGCCGATGGTGTTCGCGTGCCACCCGGCGCTGCCCGCCAAATCGGTCCAGGACCTGATCGCGCTCGCGAAGGCCAGACCCAAGGAGCTGCTGTTCGCCTCGCCGGGCGTCGGTTCCATCCATCACCTCGCGATCGAGATGTTCAATCGCGCCGCGGGCGTCGGCATGGTGCACGTGCCCTACCGCGGCGGGCCGCCGGCGGTGATGGACGCGATCGGCGGCCGGGTGCAACTGGTGGTGACGACGGTCATCCCGTCCCAGCCGCACGTGAAGGCCGGCAGGCTGCGGCCGCTCGGCGTCACCAGCCTGAAGCGCGTGAACGTATATCCCGAAGTTCCGACGGTGTCGGAATCGGGCCTGCAGGGATTCGAGGCGCTGCAGTGGTTCGCGATGTTCGCGCCGCGGGCTACGCCGGCGGCGATCAGGGAGAGGCTCTTCAGCGAAGTCCGCAAAGCGGTGGAGATCCCGAGCGTCGCATCGGCGCTCGCCGAGCAGGGGCAGGACCTCGCGGTCAACGGGCCGCAGGCGCTCGCGGAGTTTCAACGCACCGAGATCGCGAAGTGGCATAAGATCATCGTGCACCTGCGCGAGTCCGGCATCGTCCTGGAGTGA
- a CDS encoding amidohydrolase family protein, giving the protein MGLQYGFISADDHVQEHPEVWTRRMSKSTWGDRIPHLERGSDGNERWLVDGQPVELEGVALAGAAMPDRAREPQRWEDVPPVAFNPAERLKAMDVDGVDCSVLYPAVAGRAGETFGRIEDPALELACVQAYNDFLIDEWASASPRFIPQCIVPLAPIDATVAEIRRAVAKGHRGVVMPSVPMMLREVPHINEPAWDPVWAACQDLDVPVCFHAGASRKIEFPPYAGFSPQIASAMQAITRPVSTVLVVANFLFSRILDRFPKLKVVFAETSLAWGAYELELADHQFERQRLHTEGYKHTPSELFKRQCAFVGWFDSTGPKTREHIGVANMLWSTNFPQSTSTWPESRRAIARCFEDVPDNERRQVLVDNAARLYKINS; this is encoded by the coding sequence ATGGGACTCCAATACGGATTCATCAGCGCCGACGATCACGTTCAGGAGCATCCGGAGGTCTGGACCCGCCGCATGTCCAAGTCGACATGGGGCGATCGCATTCCGCACCTCGAGCGCGGGAGCGACGGCAACGAGCGCTGGCTGGTCGACGGCCAGCCGGTCGAGCTCGAAGGCGTGGCGCTCGCCGGCGCCGCGATGCCCGACCGCGCGCGCGAGCCGCAGCGCTGGGAAGACGTTCCGCCCGTCGCGTTCAACCCCGCCGAACGCCTGAAGGCGATGGACGTCGACGGCGTCGACTGCTCGGTGCTCTATCCCGCCGTCGCGGGCCGCGCGGGTGAGACGTTCGGCCGCATCGAAGACCCGGCGCTCGAGCTCGCGTGCGTCCAGGCCTACAACGACTTCCTGATCGACGAATGGGCGTCCGCGAGCCCGCGATTCATTCCGCAATGCATCGTGCCGCTGGCGCCGATCGATGCGACGGTCGCCGAGATCAGGCGCGCGGTCGCGAAAGGTCACCGCGGCGTCGTCATGCCTTCGGTGCCGATGATGCTGCGCGAGGTGCCGCACATCAACGAGCCCGCCTGGGATCCGGTGTGGGCGGCGTGCCAGGATCTCGACGTGCCGGTGTGCTTCCACGCGGGCGCATCGCGCAAGATCGAGTTTCCGCCGTATGCCGGATTCTCGCCGCAGATCGCCTCCGCGATGCAGGCGATCACGCGCCCGGTCAGCACGGTGCTGGTGGTCGCGAACTTCCTGTTCTCGCGCATCCTCGACCGCTTCCCGAAGCTGAAGGTCGTGTTCGCCGAGACCTCGCTGGCGTGGGGCGCTTACGAGCTCGAGCTCGCCGATCACCAGTTCGAGCGCCAGCGCCTGCACACCGAAGGTTACAAGCACACGCCCTCGGAGCTTTTCAAGAGGCAGTGCGCGTTCGTGGGATGGTTCGATTCGACCGGACCGAAGACGCGCGAGCACATCGGCGTCGCCAACATGCTGTGGAGCACGAACTTCCCGCAGAGCACCTCGACGTGGCCGGAAAGCCGCCGGGCGATCGCGCGTTGCTTCGAAGACGTTCCCGACAACGAGCGCCGGCAGGTGCTCGTCGACAACGCGGCGAGGCTTTACAAGATCAATTCCTGA
- a CDS encoding TauD/TfdA family dioxygenase, producing the protein MDYQLTPLTNHGIGAEIRGLDLREPVDDETRKALNAELAKHHVLCFRDQKLSAAQFAHAGEIFGELMSHHHKDVRAEGHGEVYEVRNVQVAPGKYRINGGSFHTDHSNHPIPPKATALHPVSLPSYGGDTQFVDMHAAYDDLPEATKHRIEGRTALHVFESKFSTRKLKPLDEQGRAALPPPSRHPLVRVHPENGRKALYINPVRIEAIDGMTEPEVVALVQELTAHATQKKYEYRHQWRYGDLVIWDNRSVMHQANGDYDMSEVRHLHRIMVKGEAVIAA; encoded by the coding sequence ATGGATTACCAGCTCACACCGCTCACCAACCACGGCATCGGCGCGGAGATCCGCGGACTGGACCTGCGAGAGCCCGTCGACGACGAGACGCGCAAGGCGCTCAACGCCGAGCTCGCGAAGCACCATGTGCTCTGTTTTCGCGACCAGAAGCTCAGCGCGGCGCAGTTCGCGCATGCGGGCGAGATCTTCGGCGAGCTCATGTCCCATCATCACAAGGACGTGCGCGCCGAAGGCCATGGGGAGGTGTACGAGGTGCGCAACGTGCAGGTCGCGCCGGGCAAGTACCGCATCAACGGCGGGAGCTTCCACACCGACCATTCGAACCACCCGATCCCGCCCAAGGCGACCGCGCTGCATCCGGTGTCGCTGCCGAGCTACGGCGGCGACACCCAGTTCGTGGACATGCACGCCGCTTACGACGATCTACCGGAAGCCACGAAGCATCGCATCGAGGGCCGCACGGCGCTCCACGTGTTCGAGAGCAAGTTCAGCACGCGCAAGCTCAAGCCCCTCGACGAGCAAGGGCGCGCCGCCTTACCGCCGCCCAGCCGACACCCGCTCGTGCGCGTGCATCCGGAGAACGGCCGCAAGGCGCTCTACATCAATCCGGTGCGCATCGAAGCGATCGACGGCATGACCGAGCCCGAAGTCGTCGCCCTCGTTCAGGAGCTGACGGCGCACGCGACGCAGAAGAAATACGAGTACCGCCACCAGTGGCGCTACGGCGACCTGGTGATCTGGGACAACCGCAGCGTCATGCACCAGGCGAACGGCGATTACGACATGAGCGAGGTGCGCCACCTCCATCGCATCATGGTCAAGGGCGAGGCGGTGATCGCTGCGTGA